The genomic segment GCCCCACGGCTTCGGCCCGACCCGCTTCCTGCGCGAAGCCCTCGTGGCGACCTTCGCCGACGCGCTCGCGCCGCACGACGTGCTGTGGCTGCCGGAGATCTACTTCGCCGGGGGCACCGTGGCGCGGGACATCTCGGGCGCCGACCTGGTGGCCGACGTCCGCGCCCGCGGGCGCGACGCCCGCTTCGCCGCCGCGCGGTCGGCCCTGCCCGCCGCCATCGCGGCCGAGGCGCGGCGGGGCGATCTGGTCCTGGTCATGGGGGCCCGGGACCCTTCCCTGACGTCGTTCTGCGGGGAGATCGTCGACG from the bacterium genome contains:
- a CDS encoding UDP-N-acetylmuramate--alanine ligase, with amino-acid sequence PHGFGPTRFLREALVATFADALAPHDVLWLPEIYFAGGTVARDISGADLVADVRARGRDARFAAARSALPAAIAAEARRGDLVLVMGARDPSLTSFCGEIVDAIEGGAGS